A part of Rattus norvegicus strain BN/NHsdMcwi chromosome 4, GRCr8, whole genome shotgun sequence genomic DNA contains:
- the LOC100911252 gene encoding peptidyl-prolyl cis-trans isomerase A-like — translation MVNPTVFFDITADGEPLGRVCFELFADEVPKTAENFRALSTGEKGFGYKGSSFHRIIPGFMCQGGDFTCHNGTGGKSIYGEKFEDENFILKHTGPGILSMANAGPNTNGSQFFICTAKTEWLDGKHVVFGKVKEGMSIVEAMERFGSRNGKTSKKITISDCGQL, via the coding sequence ATGGTCAACCCCACCGTGTTCTTCGACATCACGGCTGATGGCGAGCCCTTGGGTCGCGTCTGCTTCGAGCTGTTTGCAGACGAAGTTCCAAAGACAGCAGAAAACTTTCGTGCTCTGAGCactggggagaaagggtttggcTATAAGGGCTCCTCCTTTCACAGAATTATTCCAGGATTCATGTGTCAGGGTGGTGACTTCACATGCCATAATGGCACTGGTGGCAAGTCCATCTACGGAGAGAAATTTGAGGATGAGAACTTCATCCTGAAGCATACAGGTCCTGGCATCTTGTCCATGGCAAATGCTGGACCAAACACAAATGGTTCCCAGTTTTTTATCTGCACTGCCAAGACTGAGTGGCTGGATGGCAAGCATGTGGTCTTTGGGAAGGTGAAAGAAGGCATGAGCATTGTGGAAGCCATGGAGCGTTTTGGGTCCAGGAATGGCAAGACCAGCAAGAAGATCACCATCTCCGACTGTGGACAACTCTAA